One window from the genome of Nicotiana tomentosiformis chromosome 5, ASM39032v3, whole genome shotgun sequence encodes:
- the LOC138892810 gene encoding uncharacterized protein gives MSAPLGNWEGQSTTRPSLFNGQYYSWWKNRMRDHIIGEDYELWDIVTDGPLATMKKNAEGVDVPKIRADCTAEDLRKLEKNAKANKWLMCGLGPNKYNRIQSCTTAKEIWDTLQVANEGTVQVKRSRGTLLYSQYENFSMKEGETIQEIYIRFTTLTNELKSLGRTLLEEDKVEKILTRVLPVSWESKITAI, from the coding sequence atgagtgcaccacttgGGAACTGGGAAGGACAATCAACTACTAGGCCTTCACTCttcaatggccagtactactcctGGTGGAAGAACAGAATGAGAGACCACATAATTGGAGAAGACTacgagctatgggacattgttaCTGATGGTCCTTTGGCTACCATGAAGAAGaatgctgaaggagtagatgtgccaaagataagagctgactgcactgctgaGGACTTGAGAAAGTTGGAGAAGAATGCTAAGGCCAATAAATGGCTTATGTGTGGACTTGGTCCAAACAAGTACAATAGAATTCAAAGttgtactactgctaaggaaatTTGGGACACCTTGCAAGTGGCTAATGAAGGAACTGTTCAGGTGAAGAGGTCGAGAGGTActttactatattctcaatatgagaatttctcTATGAAGGAAGGAGAGACTATCCAAGAGATATATATAAGGTTCACCACATTGACTAATGAACTGAAGTCTCTTGGAAGGACTCttcttgaagaagacaaagttgagAAGATTCTAACTAGGGTTCTACCAGTTTCTTGGGAAAGCAAAATCACTGCAATTTAG
- the LOC138892811 gene encoding uncharacterized protein, translated as MYDGAKTWVTTVGGNSKNISIVMGLHQGPSLSSFLFALVMEVLIHHIQGEMPWSMLFTKDIVLIDETRGCTNEMLKVWRQSLESKDFKLSRTKTEYLEYKFTAESREAGVDVRLDSQVIPKRGRFKYLRLDIQVDGKIDEDVTHRIGMRWI; from the coding sequence atgtatgatggagctaagacttgGGTTACGACAGTTGGAGGCAACTCGAAGAATATTTCAATTGTTATGGGATTACACCAAGGACCTTCACTCAGCTCGTTCCTATTTGCCCTGGTGATGGAAGTTCTGatacaccatattcaaggggagatgCCATGGTCTATGTTATTCACTAaggacatagttctgattgatgagacgcgggGTTGCACTAATGAGATGCTGAAGGTTTGGAGACAATCCCTTGAGTCTAAggatttcaagttgagcaggactaagactGAATATCTGGAGTACAAGTTCACCGCCGAGTCGAGGGAAGCGGGCGTAGACGTGAGGCttgattcacaagtcatccccaaaaGAGGTAGATTCAAATACCTTAGGTTGGATATACAAGTAGATGggaagatcgacgaggatgtcacacaccgtataggGATGAGATGGATTTAA
- the LOC138892812 gene encoding uncharacterized protein — protein MNMDVHKKERSLALRISEGVDLEEDEMTMITKDFKKNLMRGKGSSRGGNYNKAMVPEKMTNEGCYKCGKTDHHIKTCPQWEIEWNMERSKRRNRFIPRRTKDQQRLWLLLGEKFHMRNQMMKMEMNKHLWQLEKQMGNLMRDLRVSETVSENTALQNQVNTFEANVLELKSKNLKLKLGTSKKTADCTQLTLEGNVGKLKDEMSRKDEQEYHSSNRKGLGFGNHLHKWDPKIKYLTLPENKIFTHCGSKDPFLSLEDLKGGNVSFGNGKKGEIIGVGKVGKDDSHSIENFDLIDCLKVKDDPLLWNKRLGLIGLPNIKFKKDKVCEACARGKYMTRPLVEKTPYELLKGRKPNISHLRAFGCKFFVHNNGKDSLGKFDPRSDEAVFLGYSSHSKAYTEQDDEAIGLVKHLNETTTHTEASLEERTGDRTVEPVLERVPQQQNIEGTSRGNKNKLDEDGTVTRNKARLVIQGYSQEEGIDYDETFAPVARLEAIRILTAFAAYMKFTLHQMDFKSAFLNGYLKEEVFVKQPPGFENKENLDHVTNLTKNSMDLSKLQEQDDIIFGATIDKLSKEFAKLMRSEFKMSMMATKLDIDEPGSSIDQKLYRGIISSLLYLTASRPDIFFSVGICARFQIKQQLRDFGIDVGCILIFCDNTSAISMTKNPVHHKRTKHIDVRHHSLGDNYEKGLITIEFCANDKQIVDIFTKALSREQFERNRLELGMIKITYVNQFRLYMK, from the exons ATGAATATGGATGTGCACAAGAAGGAAAGGagcttggcactcagaatcagTGAAGGTGTTGATCTGGAGGAAGATGAAATGactatgatcaccaaggacttcaagaaaAACCTTATGAGAGGAAAAGGTTCATCAAGAGGTGGAAATTACAACAAAGCAATGGTTCCTGAAAAAATGACCAATgagggctgctacaagtgtgggaagACTGATCATCACATCAAGACTtgccctcaatgggaaattgaatggaataTGGAAAGATCTAAAcgaaggaacaggttcatcccaagaagaacaaaggatcaacaaaggttatggttgctgcttggggagaaattTCATATGAGGaatcagatgatgaagatggagatgaacaagcacttatggcaattggagaaGCAGATGGGGAATCTCATGAGGGATCTGAG AGTTAGTGAGACTGTGAGTGAAAATACTGCTCTGCAGAACCAGGTTAATACATTTGAAGCAAATGTTCTTGAGTTAAAATcaaaaaatctaaaactgaaactaGGAACCAGTAAGAAGACAGCTGATTGCACACAACTTACTTTAGAAGGAAATGTAGGCAAACTGAAAGATGAGATGTCTAGgaaggatgagcag GAATATCATAGTAGCAATAGAaaaggacttggctttgggaatcatCTACATAAGTGGGATCCTAAAATCAAGTATCTCACtcttcctgagaacaagatttttactcactgtg gaagcaaggacccgttcctttcacttgaggacctcaaaggaggaaatgtctcctttggaaatggaaagaaaggtgAAATCATAGGGGTTGGTAAAGTAGGTAAGGATGACTCTCATTCCATTGAGAATTTCGACTTGATAGACTGCTTGAA GGTAAAAga tgatcccctcctttggaATAAGAGGCTTGGActgataggactgcctaacattaagttcaagaaagacaaagtttgtgaggcttgtgcaagggggaa GTACATGACAAGACCTCtagtagagaagactccctatgagttacttaaagggagaaaaccaaacatttcccatcttagggcatttggatgcaagttctttgtgcacaacaatggtaaggactccctaggtaagtttgatcctagAAGTGATGAGgcagtattcttgggatattcatcacatagtaaagcttataca gaacaagatgatgaagcaattggacTGGTTAAACACTTAAATGAAACCACAACCCATACTGAAGCATCTTTGGAGGAAAGAACAGGTGATAGAACAG TGGAACCTGTACTTGAACGTGTTCCACAACAACAAAACATTGAGGGAACATCAAGGGGTAACAA aaacaaacttgatgaagatggaactgtTACAAGAAACAAAGCAAGATTGGTCATTCAAGGATATAGTCAGGAGgaaggcatagactatgatgagacttttgcccCAGTGGCAAGGCTGGAAGCTATAAGGATCCTCACAGCCTTTGCTGCCTACATGAAATTCACCCTTCACCAGATGGATTtcaagagtgccttcctaaaTGGCTatttaaaggaagaagtgtttgtcaagcaacctccaggGTTTGAGAACAAGGAAAATCTTGATCATGTTACAAACTTGACAAAGAACTCTATGGACTTAAGCAAGCTCCAAGAGCagg ATGacataatctttggagcaactattgataaactaagtaaagaatttgctaaactaatgagGAGTGAATttaaaatgagcatgatgg ccacaaagttggatatagatgaacctggttcatctattgatcagaagttgtataggggaattaTTAGTTCATtattgtatctcactgctagtagacctgataTTTTTTTCAGTGTAGGaatttgtgcaagatttcag ATTAAACAGCAATTGAGGGATTTTGGAATCGATGTTGGATGTATCCttatcttttgtgataacactagtgctatCAGTATGACAAAGAACCCCGTTCATCATAAAAGAacaaagcacatagatgttagacaTCACTCTTTAGGGGACAATTATGAGAAGGGATTGATCACTATAGAGTTTTGTGCTAATGATAAACAGATTGTTGACATCTTTACAAAAGCACTAAGTAGAGAGCAATTTGAAAGGAacaggttagaattagggatgattaagatcacctacgTGAACCAGTTCAGATTGTACATGaaataa